Proteins encoded by one window of Cylindrospermum stagnale PCC 7417:
- a CDS encoding DUF3181 family protein: MAKTNTTELLEALASEIGETVYIDIAKWHLYLSDAKLHSIVAEQLYPLITSKAVNEDQVMEVLASIPVKIGGGRREISLIDLLPLQCQVSLVDILEKYQREI, from the coding sequence ATGGCTAAAACAAACACCACGGAACTACTGGAAGCCCTAGCATCTGAAATTGGCGAAACCGTCTACATAGACATTGCTAAGTGGCATCTTTATCTATCCGATGCCAAACTGCACAGCATTGTCGCTGAACAGTTGTATCCATTAATTACTTCCAAAGCTGTTAACGAAGACCAAGTGATGGAAGTATTGGCATCAATTCCAGTTAAAATTGGCGGCGGCAGACGGGAAATTTCTTTAATCGATTTATTACCTCTGCAATGCCAAGTCAGCCTTGTAGATATTTTAGAAAAGTATCAGCGCGAAATATAA
- a CDS encoding DUF2795 domain-containing protein: MAKTNPVEIQKHLKGVDYPADKQELIDHARKQGADREILSLLEQLPEDEEYESPTELNKALGEIQ, encoded by the coding sequence ATGGCTAAAACCAACCCAGTTGAAATCCAAAAACACTTAAAAGGTGTTGACTATCCTGCTGATAAACAAGAATTGATTGATCATGCTAGAAAGCAAGGTGCTGATAGGGAAATTCTCTCATTATTAGAGCAATTGCCAGAAGACGAAGAGTATGAAAGCCCTACCGAACTCAACAAAGCTTTAGGTGAGATTCAGTAG